ttagggaaaataagaaatgtgcgccaaacatcgaaacacgacacaatttaaattaaacgggtcaggataaatattcattccatattacaaataatgtatgacagaaactaaactacgcattatactacactaaAATGTTCTTTATGTatgtctgttttaaaaaatacctacgcgctatgcatgtgcaaaccgagatgaattactgcagctcatgtatttggacaacgtttttaagacttaaaacatactacaccctagcccctgggcttgttaaacccttaaggaaaacaagaaacgtgcgccaaacatcgtaACACAGCACAACTTAAATGAAATGGGGCAGGATTTACCTTTTTGTAAATTATTTACCTTTTtcatgcattatttatcatgtgtTAGGCATTATAAACCTGTTGTTTTACATGGGTCAATGGGTCAATGCAATAATTGCATGTTCATTATtagattgaatctgtacataaTGTTGATATTTCGATGCactatttatcatggtttagcCATTATGTGACTGCTGTTCTACATGGTGCAAAGagtgaatgcattatttgtatgttcattacttgattgaatctgtacattatttggctttttctatgcattatttattagTACATCATGTATTAGTTTTTAGACATTATGTTGTATCGCtattacatactccctccgtcccgataAATATGCAAAGTTTCCTTTtgggcacaagattttatgcaaGATGGTTTAGTGAatttaagtggagagagaataaagtaggtgagtgattaaaggagagagaaaagtaagaaagagaaaagttTGAATGATTAAAGAGGGAAAAAGTAGGTGGATGTtttaaagaagaaagaaaagtaagagagagaaaaaattggTGGATGTTTTAAAGGAGAGAGTAAAAGTGAATATATTGACTTGATTTATTAATTCTATTTTGTTGGCTTGAATAAATTTGACATTTGGTTGCCAAATTTGCCGTCCATACTTAAGCATTTCATATTAGTAATTTTGATTCCACATTTCTAAATAATgttctaaaaaattattataataatcacaataaaaaatgataaacaaaacaAATGCCAAAGTAATTAGAACAACCACATCTAATAAAAATTCGAAgtctaattttcaaaattggcggctaattattaaaattatggcGCTGCAAACAATTTCCAAAATGGCGCCACATCAATAAACCAAAAGTCTATAAAATGAAGATCAAGCATTATGTCTGGAGTTTTTTTTACTATCATTCTACAACAACACAAAAAGTACAATGGTGGGAAAGAAAAATTTAACAACACCACAACGCAATGCAGTTGTGCAGTTCCTACTTCGAGCATCCGTCAACGGCAAACCAAAGAGGGGCATGTTCAAGGCCGCTGAAGAAAAATTCAACATATCTCGAACATCAATATATCGGTATTGGCAAGCTGCGAAGAAGCAACAAGAACAAGGGGAAACAATTAACTCAGTCAGCGGCAAAATAACAAAAGGATCAAGGTGCAAACGTGTTACTCTTGATTTAGCTTTGCTTTCTTCTCTACATTACACAAAAAGAGGGTCAATCAGATCATTGGCAGTGGGTTTGCAATGTAGTAAGACAACTGTAGGGAGATGGGTTGATGCCGGACTGATCAGAGCACACACATCAGCAATTAGGCCAGATTTAACAGCCCCGAATAAGCTTCTAAGGTTAAGATTCACATTAGATGCCTTAGAACTAGACAGGGTATGCAACCAAATCAAGTTTAGGAATATGAGTAACACTATACACTTTGATGAGAAGTGGTTTTACATGTCCCAAGCATCACGCAGATTTTATTTAGCACCTGAAGAAGATGAGCCACATAGGAGTTGTCAAAACAAGAATTTCATACAAAAAATTATGTTTATGTGTGCTGTGGCAAGACCTTTATTCGCAGATAATGGTGATATATTGTTTGATGGGAAAATTGGAATATTTCCCTTCACTGTTCAAGTACCAGCACAAAGAAAGAGCAAGAATAGAGATGCGGGCACAATAGAAACTAAAGCTATTCAAAGCATCAACAAAAATGTGATCAAGGACTGCATGATTAATAAGGTAATAAAATGGGGGATGATAGGTTATGTTATGTATGCTTGATTATTTGAATATGCATTTTCTGAATGCATTTACTATATGCATGCAGATAATTCCAGCCATTATATCTAAATGGCCAAAAGATGCATCCAAAGACATTTTTATACAACAGGATAATGCAAGACCACATATCATGGATACAGATCCAGAATTCAGGGCAGCTGCATCACAATCTGGTTTCAACATCAGAATGGTCCAGCAACCCTCTAATTCCCCAGATACCAATGTCAATGATTTAGGGTGGTTCCGATCCATACAATCACTTCAAGTGCAGACTGCATGCAAGATAGTGGATGATCTAGTTAAGGCTGTTGAGAAATCATTTGAAGAGTTAAGCCCCACAACACTAAACAATGTATTCTTAAGTTTGCAGGGCTGTTTTATAGAGATAATGAAGAACAAAGGACATAACAGGTACAAGCTACCACATTTGGGGAAAGAAGCACTGATAAGAAGACAGGAACTACCGCAAAACCTGGTAGTCCCTTCTAAGTTGGCAATACAATGCATTTCACACCTACGTGAGATGGACTACTGTGAGGGAATTGGAAGGATAATGCATGCTCTGGGTATGACTCAGGGTGACAATACATAAGAAGCTAGAACTGAAGGGGTGTGTGGCAGTGTGCACATTTTTTGTAAGTCTCACATGTCATTATGCATATTTTTGTAAGTCACACATGACATTATGCATATATTTGTAAGTCACACATAACATTATGCATATTTTTGTAAGCTACACATGACATTATGCACATTTTTTGTAAGTAACTTAATGGACGCTTCCTGGATATTCCTACCATCTGCTTGTTCAACTATGTTTCTTACTTGGAATCTCTTTATTGCTTTGTCTTAATGCAAAAATCAGCATAAATACAATTTCTCTGATAAGAGTACATACTAATCTTGTTTTTAATAAACCAAAAGATTGCAATCAGATGTGATCTGTAAAGGAGTAACAATTTCTGAATGAATTAGAAAATGAGAGACGAGATTATAAAGTTAAAGAACTAAAAAAAGTACCAAAATTTCATGTTTAGGTTTTTACTGAATTCTAATTTTGCATTTCGTCTACCAAACATGTTATATTTTCAATTGGGAATAAGCATTGACGAGAAGAAACATCAAACATAGAAACCAATATGCATCTGCCTATTTTGAATCCTCACTAAAATTTCAAGGCATAATCAAATCAATTTCACCAAAGTAATTTCGATCACCATTCTCAATTGCTCAATAAAAATGTAAACAAAACACAGAATTACAAACACAGATCAATAAGAGACGCATCCAGAAAACAGAGGTGCATCACGAAAATCAAGCATTAATTCAGAAATTTAAGTTAACAGAGAAATTAAGAGCAAATTAGGACTGACCTATGGAAGACGATCGATGACTGAAATCCTGGAGGCGAACGGGGAAATCAAGCGGCGAGAAAGGTGAATCAGACATCGTGAAGCGTTCTCGTCTTCGGAGGCGCATGGGAAAGCGGGAAGCTTTGTCATCGTCGGAGGCCTGGCGGCGCAGGGTCGTCGGAGGCTTGGCGGCGGAGAAATTAAGCCATCGTTTGGGAGAAATGATGGTAGACGGAAAGTGATTGTAGAGTAGGTAGGGTAGGGTCTGCtagggtttttttattttttaatgcttAATGAACTTAATTAGTGAGCCTTAATTAGTAATTAAAATTCCCCGATTTTTTCCTTTTAAGGAAATGTTGCATTTTTAGTGGGAcctcccaaaaaggaaaacgttgcatttctaatgggacagagggagtacaacaTAATACCATGTTGTAACATTGTCCACCTTCCGCATCCTTTGTTTGCTTATATCAAAAACAACAGCGACACCATATAATCAAAACCAGACAAAACGGCTAAGAAGATCAATACATGACagttaacatatcatgcattatatattcaataCCATGCATTATCTATAAAcagttggtgcattatgtgttgCTTACAATATGTAAACCCTTAAGGAAGGACTAATACTCGCAGTCTTTCGtagaggttgtgttgcttacaatatactacaccctagcccccgaaattgggcaaccctaggggaatgaatgAACCCTAAACCCCAAATAATCAAAACCAGACTAAACGACTAAAAGATCAatacattgcagttaacatatcatgcattatgtattcaataacatgcattatctataaataattggtgcattatgtgtgtcggcttaaactactaccctagccacgCCAAAATCTAAACCCTTAAGGACGGACTAATACTCGCGGCCTTTCGtagaggttgtgttgcttacactatactacaccctagccctcGGAATTGGGCAACCCTATGGGAGTgaatgaaccctaaacccttaacGACTGACCTATTCATGAAATTCTATAACATATACAAATAAACCCGCTCATAAAACCTATACATTGCCGTTCgcatatcatgcattatataatCAATACCATCCATTATCTAATAACATTTGACGCATTACTTGTAGCGGTTTAAACTACTAACCTAGCCATACCGAAAATTAAATCTTAAAGGAATGCCTCATACTCGCGGTCCTTTGTAGAGGTTGTGTTTCTCACAGTATACTACACACCTAGCCCCCATaattgggcaaccctaggggaatgaatgAACCATAAACCCCACATTAAAAAACTGGCAATCATGTTTCAATATAAAGctacgcgctatgaatgtgcaaccccagatgaattactgcagctcgtgtatttggacaacgttaatTAGACTTAGAGAAAACAAGacacgtgcgccaaacatcaaaacacggcataagttaaattaaacgggtcaagataaatgttcattgcatatcacatataatgcattacagaaactacactctgcattatactatacaatatgtagaTTATGTatatcacatataatgcatcgtcgtcttcgtcttcatcgAAATTTCGATCGACAACATCGTGTTTGACGTGAGGATTTTGATTTTTCCTCTGATAATTCCTCAGCAGATCTCTCGCCACCTCCTCGATGCGGCGGTTTTGATCCATGACGGGCGCCATGAGCTCTTCGTTGATCACGCTTCTGATGCTGTTCATGTTGTTGTGATTCTTCGTGGAAACGTCGCGATTTGGTGATGATTTGTTGCTGATTTCTGATTATAGTGATTTGTGGCGGCGATCGTCGTCGACAATCACGCTGACCGGAGATAATCTCACGGATCTCTTTGCGCCGGCGGAGTGGTTGCCTCTAGAAGACGGCGTTTTGCTGAGGCAGGATCGGGAGAACGACGAAGCGGAGGAGCACGTCGATGCGTTTGTGGATTTCAGCGACGGCGACACGTCACCACCGATTttgctcttcttcatgtttccGCTGGCGAAGAGCGAGTTCAGGAATTCGGCGAGTTTGCCGCCGGGGGAAATCGGCTGCTTCACCTTCTTCAATTAAACCCGGACGAATGGAGTAACAATTCAACGAAATCTGCATAAAATATTTTGCTAAACTGCTGGAATACTCTACCGCTGAAATCATAGAGCATTCCATAACTAACTCCAAATGCTAATGTCTATTAAGCCCTTTACACGTTAAATATTAAGAGAATTAACTAATTTCAGCCAAATATTTTAACCATCCGATCACTACAAATCCATGgatgagattaagaaggagattggattaataaggggaaaaggatttgaatacaatcctatatatcttatatatatatatatatatatattataatatagctaaaattatgataattttaattatagttatttatacCAAAATTAAGTAGTACTCgatatgatttataattttatatcatttttaatacattgtaaataataataatgataataataatagtaataataataataatgcattaaatatgtaagaatcctaaaactgggaaaacGAATACCTAAGAAATGTTaagattcagaatcctggaaagttgtactaactttccatGTTCtcgggattctgattactttcccaatttaattaaaaaccgaaacaaacacatgaatttaaagtttatggaatcagattactttcccagataAAATCCTGAccaccaaacatggccttacattattaaaatttgttatCACATGATAAAATCTGatattccatccgtcccataaaacaGACATTTGGaatggcatgagttttaatacttaattggtaaaataagagaggtagaaagaaaaaataattggatTATGGATAATGGAAAGTCGGACAACTTCATTTGAGAGgaagaaaataagaaattacCAATAAAAGAGAGTACAGGCCAAAATGAAAAAAGCTCTATTTTATAGGACAGTGGGAGTATCACGGAACTAGAACTTGTTATAACAAGGTTAATagttaatcaaaatttaaatttaaataataaaaagtgtaatacctttttaaataataaaaataataatttcttaacgAGTAGCTCAAACATACcccaaaatattcaattttttattggaTCAACCCGATAAGAATTCAAACCCAAAAAAGCTTGATCCAAGCCTATTAATTTCGTACATGTttgtatcgtatcgaaaattactaGCTCTAAATGCAAAATGCTATTTCCATCTATTTATATTCCCAATATTTGCAGCATTATCTAAAAACAAAAGAGAAGAATAATGCACCAAtctaaaaaaagagaagaacaATGTAGCTTTAATAGACATGGTTGAAGTAGTTAAAGATAGACGTGGACTAATTTCACTGCGTCCAACATTAAAATAGATACAATCCATTTTCCACCGTTTGGCTAAGATAGACGCTAGGTAATAGATTGGATTTATCCGATAATATGACCTTATTCGATCcccatttttttttacttttattaaaaGTCATAATCTTATAGTGTATTAGTGCATTGTTCACTTAAAATATTAAACACtttaatggaaaaaaaaactaaatgcCAATGTTGGTctttaacatattgcgatttttttattttagttcaaaacattatcttttgaattattcggtccctcacaaataaaaacgggtcacatttggtccattttggacggtttagtcaaaaatttgacggtcaACGCCAATTAACTTAATTTTGACTGGATTAACAATTTTAACACAATAATGTATTCTACCTATTTGATTTTAAACATATTGTCTTTGTTCATCCATCATCTCATCCCCTCCATCCCCAAAAAAGGCCCCAATCCACAGTGACGTCCGACAGCAAGACTAGGGAAGTGGGTGGCGGAGATCCGCGAGCCGCAAAAGCAAACGCGGCACTGGCTCAACACCTTTTCCACTGCCGAGTATGCAGCTCACCCCTACAACCTCATCGCTTACATTCTCGTCATCGCGGAGGAAACGAATCTGACGTGGTGGAGGCATTTGCGGAACGAATTGATGGAATTCGACGACGACTTGGATTTGTTGGAGACTAGGGAAGAAGTCGGCGTCAGAGGTGGCGGCTGTGATGGCGAGGTCAGCGGCGGCAAGTATGGCGGAGGGGGTAAAGGGGAAAGATGATGTTGGCCTCTAGGGCTCGCTGCCTCCCTTCCTCGGAAAGCTCACATCTCTCCGAACTTTGGAGGTCCAAAACAACCCGCTCTCCGGCGCCCTCCCGAGTCTCGCCGGGTTGAACTCTCTGAAAACGCTCTCCGTCAACAATAACAAGTTCACCTCCTTCCCTCCCGACTTCTTCGACAGTATGACCTCTCTGAAAGAGGTCTCCATGGATTACAATCACTTAGCTTTGAGTTAATTAGatattagacattaataaaatatatttattaacttaatccggtcaaaatgtaattaaaattcgttgaccgtcaaatttttgacggaaccgtccaaaatggacttaatgtgacccgtttttatttgtgagggaccgaataattcaaaagataatgttttggaccaaaataaaaaaatcgcaatatgttaagcaCTAAAATGAGcctttagtaaaaaaaattaaacactttattgatttgtgaataattaattttgtttcattagattattatgtaatttttcaatATATGAGATTCATGTAACTTATACTCTAGAGggtgtaatcaaatgcaaattttaaatattatacaaaacTTAAAACTATAATTTGGATTGTtggaaaatgtcaacagatgataaaatcatagcaacaaaaaatgtcaacacagtttcaACGGTTGATgctttgttgacattttttactTCGAATGAAAGAGCAAATTTCCGCAACAGTGTCATTACAAATTATTTGATGGCCCATCTATCTTCATGTGACATATACAAATGTCTAAATGGCAATTTGTTGGTATCAAATCTATAATGTTGCAAGTAACATAATATTGTCCACAGAATTATTTGCACAAACAATGAAGAGGAAATTGCAACAACATCATAACTGAAGTAGCTAGCTAACACTACTAattcatatccattctcaatatCTCTTCTACTTTTGGCCAATCTGTTGCTCCAAAACTTAACTTCAAGCAAAATACAATGAAAGGTGAATAAATGGATAAAAATACATATGCATACAGTCTTATTAATTTGACTCTTTCTGTGGATGGATGAATGTATTACACTAACATAGCTTCAAGGGGGGATATATATGATCACACAGTGTAGTGTGGATTGACATCAATGTCTAAACCCCTCAACTTTGCAAAGGACTCCACCTTCCCTTTCAATGTGTGCAGCTCCCTCAACCTATAAAATGAAGAAGCAATCATGTAAGTATTTCAGTTTTGGAAAACATTAATTTTTGTACATTTAGACTGACCTTGCAACTTCAGCGCGTTTCTTTGCTTCCTCGGCCATGATGTTCATCTCCCTCGAGGTGTTTTTGTCGCTGAACATTTTGGTTTCTGCCGATTGCAGACCGTGTATGGTTCTCTGTTCTGCTGCCCACGCTGCTTCTCGTGCCTCCTTTCCGAAATCCCTTTGGGAGTTGAAGGCAGTCTgaaaccaaaaatataaatagctAGTGATGTGATGAGTTGCTATCTATTTGCGAACTGCTAACTATGTCAATAGCCTATGTTATAGATGTCAACACGAAACTATTTATATGTTGCTACAAATGGCTTCGTGTTGACCTAGTTAGCAGTTAGCAGTTTAAGATAGTATGTTGATATAAGTAGAACAAACCCTTTGGTTAAGAAGAAGATTCCATGCTCTCCCACTGAGAGCATATCTGACTCCAAATTTGATAGGATCAAGCAGCAAGTATGACAGGATGTTGTACAACCAGATCACACCACACCATCCCCACCCTATTCTCTGTATTCCAAACATGCCGCACGTCACCTCTGCGGATAATAAGGTTGCAACCAGTTGTGCAATGATGAACGCCGCCACAAGGAGGAGACCGGGCCTCTCTGTGTAGGACCACCCTCTCGACCGAGTCACAAATATCAATGCCTGGCTGATGGTGCTCACTTGAAGGTACACAGCAGACGACAGCTTCTCTTTCACTTCTTTTGACCTTTCGTCTATTAGTTCGCCGACGTGCTTGCTGAAATCTTCCACATGGAAATGTTTCTGATCAAAATCATTAGCACGACGTAGTTAGATCAATTATTTACGGATGCATGCTTTTATAATCTAAAGGAATTGTTGCGCGATGCAAGATGCGTCTTTAATTACCGCAAAAAAGTCTGTTTCGTAGGCTAAGTAGAAGAATATAACCGTCATGAGAGCAAGGTAAGCTCCTAGAACAATCCCGGTCGCGAAAATTTCACTCAATTTCCAACAATCTGGCATTGGAGATGGCCTAACTCTGTCTTTTGAAATTGTCATAATAGTACCTAAATTGAAGAAAAATGTATagaaaacacgaacacgaacacaaACATGAACATGTAGATAGAAAGCAATACGGGCACACATTGTTACCATCATTAAGAATTGCAATGACAAGAACCATAAAGGGAGGGAAATCGAACTTCCAAAACGCTGTGAGCAACATGAATCCCATCTGTGCGAGTATGCATCATCAGTATTTATGAAAAACATTCGTATTGTTAAAGAGGAGTGGTTGTAAGGTTACCACTATACGAATTGTGATCGACACAGCGTATATCtgccaaacaaaaaaaattaaggatCAAAATCATTGACCTTGCAAATTAGGAAGAATTAGTTAAGAAGTGTTAGTTAAGTTTAATGGTAACTGTGTAGTTCTTCATCCTCTGGAAGATTGCTCGGCTCGTTAAGACAGCACTGATGATGACGCTCAGACCTGGCTCGGTGAGGACTATGTCTGAGGCACTGCGAGCAGCGTCAGTGGAATCTGCAACCGCGATTCCTATGTCTGCGATCTTCAGCGCTGGCGCGTCGTTCACTCCATCCCCTGTCATCCCACATATGTGCTTCCTTGTTTGCAAGATCTTCACAATCTCGTACTTGTGTTCTGCAGCCATGAATGTTTGGTAAAATCATACTGGCAAAGCATTGTTCAGTTGGTAAGACGCTGTCTGTCTCAAGTAGTAATAGTGTGATTACCTGGAAAGACGCCAGCGAAGCCATCAGCTTTCTCGATAAGGTCCTCCACGGGCAGAGCAGCAGCCGATGAGTCCTTGTGGTCTCCAAGCAATGATGAGGAAGGATACATGTTGGTGCCCATTCCAAGCCTCCGTCCGGTCTCCTTTGCAATTGCTAGCTGATCACCTAATCAAGATCAACATTTAAATTTCTTGTAATGTTTCATATCGAGAATGTTCAAATAATGTCGTATAACGAACCGGTTATCATTTTAACACTAACTCCAAGATCAAGAGCTTTTCTGATAGTCTCTGCACTGTCGTGGCGAGGTGGATCAAAGAGAGGGAGAAGGCCAAGGAATTCCCATGGACCGCCAGTGCTTTCTTTCGTTCCTTCCGGGACTTCCTAAAACGTATGATTTTACGTTAGTAA
This portion of the Salvia splendens isolate huo1 chromosome 10, SspV2, whole genome shotgun sequence genome encodes:
- the LOC121752521 gene encoding ATPase 11, plasma membrane-type-like; translated protein: MEMDKTTAALEAINNETIDLENIPIEEVLDKLKCTEEGLSSDEVERRLQVFGHNKLEEKRENKILKFLGFMWNPLSWVMEAAAIIAIAIPHGKKNNVDYSDFVGIMGLLIVNSTISFIEENNAGNAAAALMARLAPKAKVLRDGKWNEEDAAVLVPGDIISIKLGDIIPADARLLQGDPLKIDQSALTGESLPVTKHPGDGVYSGSTCKQGEIEAVVIATGVHTFFGKAAHLVENTTHVGHFQQVLTSIGNFCICSIATGMVFEVIVLACQHRKFRDAIENLLVLLIGGIPIAMPTVLSVTMAIGSHRLSQQGAITKRMTAIEEMAGMDVLCSDKTGTLTLNKLSVDKNIVEVFAKDVDKDMVVLMAARASRLENQDAIDCAIVSMLDDPKEARAGITELHFLPFNPTDKRTALTYLDSDGKKKRVSKGAPEQILNLAYNRSEIANKVHSIIDKFAERGLRSLAVARQEVPEGTKESTGGPWEFLGLLPLFDPPRHDSAETIRKALDLGVSVKMITGDQLAIAKETGRRLGMGTNMYPSSSLLGDHKDSSAAALPVEDLIEKADGFAGVFPEHKYEIVKILQTRKHICGMTGDGVNDAPALKIADIGIAVADSTDAARSASDIVLTEPGLSVIISAVLTSRAIFQRMKNYTIYAVSITIRIVMGFMLLTAFWKFDFPPFMVLVIAILNDGTIMTISKDRVRPSPMPDCWKLSEIFATGIVLGAYLALMTVIFFYLAYETDFFAKHFHVEDFSKHVGELIDERSKEVKEKLSSAVYLQVSTISQALIFVTRSRGWSYTERPGLLLVAAFIIAQLVATLLSAEVTCGMFGIQRIGWGWCGVIWLYNILSYLLLDPIKFGVRYALSGRAWNLLLNQRTAFNSQRDFGKEAREAAWAAEQRTIHGLQSAETKMFSDKNTSREMNIMAEEAKKRAEVARLRELHTLKGKVESFAKLRGLDIDVNPHYTV